One segment of Streptomyces bathyalis DNA contains the following:
- a CDS encoding ATP-binding protein, translating into MAALDPLTAITDAFTSFLFGKTETTRLPVRTSTGQAQAVYLPTAAPGLGDSGVIIGREVYSGKGYIYDPFQLYGQQLPAPHWLVLGESGNGKSALEKTYVLRQLRFRDRQVVVLDAQGEDGVGEWNLIAEEMGITPIRLDPTAALDQGIRLNPLDPSITTTGQLALLRTIIEVALGHGLDERSGFALKVAHSYVNETTAGRQPVLTDIVERLRHPKPESAEAMNVALDDVRAWGLDVALVLDRLVDGDLRGMFDGPTTVGIDLDAPLIVFDLSHIDRNSIAMPILMAIVGVWLEHTWIRPDRRKRIFLVEEAWHIINSPFVAQLFQRLLKFGRRLGLSFVAVVHHLSDVVDGAAAREAAAILKMASTRTIYAQKADEARATGKVLGLPRWAVEIIPTLSPGIAVWDVNGNVQVVKHLVTEAERPLVFTDRAMTENSSGPENFDASLEADLDAEAEARALAIEQSPSSSNSTVA; encoded by the coding sequence ATGGCCGCGCTCGACCCGCTCACAGCAATCACCGACGCCTTCACCAGCTTCCTCTTCGGCAAGACCGAGACGACGAGGCTGCCCGTGCGTACCTCCACCGGCCAGGCCCAGGCCGTGTATCTGCCCACGGCCGCTCCCGGCCTGGGCGACTCCGGTGTCATCATCGGCCGCGAGGTCTACAGCGGTAAGGGATACATATACGACCCCTTCCAGCTCTACGGACAGCAACTCCCCGCCCCTCACTGGCTGGTGCTGGGCGAATCCGGAAACGGCAAGTCGGCCCTGGAGAAGACGTACGTGCTGCGTCAGCTCCGCTTCCGCGACCGCCAGGTCGTCGTGCTCGACGCGCAGGGCGAGGACGGCGTCGGCGAATGGAACCTCATCGCCGAGGAGATGGGCATCACCCCCATCCGCCTCGACCCGACGGCAGCCCTCGACCAGGGCATCCGCCTCAACCCACTCGACCCGTCCATCACCACCACCGGGCAGCTGGCCCTTCTCCGTACGATCATCGAAGTCGCCCTGGGCCACGGCCTGGACGAGCGATCGGGTTTCGCGCTGAAGGTGGCGCACAGCTACGTCAACGAGACGACGGCCGGCCGCCAGCCCGTCCTCACCGACATCGTCGAGCGGCTCCGCCACCCCAAGCCGGAGTCGGCGGAAGCGATGAACGTCGCCCTCGACGACGTGCGGGCCTGGGGCCTCGACGTCGCCCTCGTCCTGGACCGGCTGGTCGACGGCGACCTGCGCGGCATGTTCGACGGCCCGACGACAGTCGGCATCGACCTCGACGCCCCGCTGATCGTCTTCGACCTCTCCCACATCGACCGCAATTCGATCGCCATGCCGATCCTGATGGCCATCGTCGGCGTATGGCTGGAGCACACCTGGATCAGGCCGGACCGCAGGAAGCGCATCTTCCTGGTCGAAGAGGCCTGGCACATCATCAACAGCCCGTTCGTGGCACAGCTCTTCCAGAGGCTCCTCAAGTTCGGCCGGCGGCTGGGTCTTTCATTCGTTGCGGTGGTCCACCATCTCTCCGACGTCGTCGACGGAGCGGCGGCGCGCGAGGCCGCCGCGATCCTCAAGATGGCCTCTACACGAACCATTTACGCTCAGAAGGCCGACGAGGCGCGTGCAACGGGCAAGGTCCTCGGCCTGCCGCGATGGGCCGTCGAGATCATCCCCACGCTCTCGCCCGGCATCGCCGTATGGGACGTCAACGGCAACGTGCAGGTCGTCAAGCACCTGGTGACGGAGGCGGAACGGCCGCTGGTCTTCACCGACCGCGCCATGACGGAGAACTCGTCCGGGCCCGAGAACTTCGACGCTTCCCTGGAGGCCGACCTGGACGCCGAGGCAGAGGCCCGCGCCCTGGCGATCGAGCAGTCTCCGTCGTCCTCCAACTCCACCGTGGCCTAG
- a CDS encoding SCO6880 family protein — translation MTTASHAAAAPRRTYMIGRARPNAVIGKNRETGEIGLIIAGAFLGMMSGLLIPVLAFRIPALLGFPMLSLAAIYVPFKGRTFYKWFEINRSYRRMLRSGGATYRSDAAEAGTYLDGREVEVGPPPGVGRINWLTAPFGPDELAVLLHADRRTVTACIEIEGPGVGLRDSEDQEALVDRFGTLLKHVANGDGFVTRLQMLARTLPADPDAHAKDVEQRGDERSAPWLRDSYDQLQSMVSTSSEQHRAYLVACMHYGRELAAEGATIAKAAQRSAGRSGRKLTKDEGLAIIMARELTDICARLTEADIRVRQPLGQARLASLIHSMYDPDHPIDHLQAMSKRNAWPAELDAMEPTYLQAKTRESSTRAPWCHSTAWVKEWPMTPVGVNFLAPLLVHTPDVIRTVSVAMDLEPTELAIERMLTEKTNDDAEASRQAKMNRTIDPRDVAAHGRVDQRGEDLASGAAGVNLVGYITVSSRSADSLARDKRTIRASAGKSYLKLEWCDREHHRAFVNTLPFATGIRR, via the coding sequence GTGACGACGGCATCCCACGCCGCCGCCGCTCCGCGCCGCACGTACATGATCGGCCGGGCACGGCCCAACGCGGTGATCGGCAAGAACCGGGAGACAGGCGAGATCGGCCTGATCATCGCGGGCGCGTTCCTCGGCATGATGAGCGGCCTGCTGATCCCCGTGCTCGCGTTCCGCATCCCGGCCCTCCTCGGCTTCCCGATGCTGTCGCTCGCGGCGATCTACGTGCCGTTCAAGGGCCGCACCTTCTACAAGTGGTTCGAGATCAACCGCTCGTACCGCAGGATGCTGCGCAGCGGAGGGGCCACGTACCGTTCGGACGCCGCCGAGGCCGGCACGTACCTGGACGGGCGCGAGGTGGAGGTCGGCCCGCCGCCCGGCGTCGGGCGCATCAACTGGCTCACCGCGCCCTTCGGCCCGGACGAGCTGGCGGTGCTGCTGCACGCGGACCGCCGTACGGTCACGGCTTGCATCGAGATCGAGGGGCCGGGCGTGGGCCTCCGCGACAGCGAGGACCAAGAGGCCCTCGTCGACCGCTTCGGCACCCTCCTCAAGCACGTCGCCAACGGCGACGGCTTCGTCACGCGCCTGCAGATGCTGGCCCGTACGCTGCCCGCCGACCCGGACGCACACGCCAAGGACGTCGAGCAGCGCGGGGACGAGCGCTCCGCGCCCTGGCTGCGCGACTCCTACGACCAGCTCCAGTCGATGGTCTCCACCTCCAGCGAGCAGCACCGCGCGTATCTCGTCGCGTGCATGCACTACGGGCGTGAACTCGCCGCGGAGGGCGCCACGATCGCCAAGGCGGCCCAGCGCTCGGCGGGTCGTTCCGGCAGGAAGCTGACGAAGGACGAGGGCCTCGCGATCATCATGGCCCGCGAACTGACCGACATCTGCGCCCGGTTGACGGAGGCGGACATCCGCGTGCGCCAGCCGCTGGGCCAGGCACGCTTGGCGTCGCTGATCCACTCCATGTACGACCCGGACCACCCCATCGACCATCTCCAGGCCATGTCGAAGCGCAACGCCTGGCCGGCCGAGCTGGACGCGATGGAGCCGACGTACCTTCAGGCCAAGACGCGGGAGTCCTCGACCCGCGCACCGTGGTGCCATTCGACGGCATGGGTGAAGGAGTGGCCGATGACGCCGGTGGGCGTCAACTTCCTTGCCCCGCTTCTCGTTCACACCCCGGACGTGATCCGTACGGTGTCGGTCGCCATGGACCTGGAGCCGACGGAGCTGGCAATCGAGCGGATGCTGACCGAGAAGACCAACGACGACGCCGAGGCCAGCCGGCAGGCGAAGATGAACCGCACCATCGACCCTCGCGACGTCGCGGCGCACGGCCGCGTCGACCAGCGCGGTGAGGATCTGGCGTCGGGCGCGGCGGGAGTCAACCTCGTCGGCTACATCACGGTCTCCTCGCGCTCGGCGGATTCGCTGGCCCGTGACAAGCGGACGATCCGCGCCTCGGCCGGAAAGAGCTACTTGAAGCTCGAGTGGTGCGACAGGGAGCATCACCGGGCATTCGTCAACACGCTGCCGTTCGCGACCGGTATCCGGCGCTGA
- a CDS encoding VOC family protein — translation MDQRTHFITLATRDLDAARRFYRDGLGWEPLADVPGEIIFFQTGPGLVLGFFEAEKFREDIADAVPETSTSGVTLAHNVDSREAVDSVVDSAVAAGARLIKSPQPVPVFDGYHGHVADPNGVIWEICYNPGWSVDDSGRVRLGPAD, via the coding sequence ATGGATCAGCGCACCCACTTCATCACGCTCGCGACGCGGGACCTGGACGCCGCCCGTCGCTTCTACCGCGACGGACTCGGGTGGGAACCGCTCGCCGACGTGCCCGGGGAGATCATCTTCTTCCAGACGGGCCCCGGCCTCGTGCTCGGCTTCTTCGAGGCGGAGAAGTTCCGCGAGGACATCGCCGACGCCGTGCCGGAGACGAGCACTTCGGGCGTGACACTGGCACACAACGTCGACAGCCGCGAAGCCGTGGACAGCGTGGTGGACTCGGCCGTCGCCGCCGGCGCACGCCTGATCAAGTCCCCGCAGCCCGTCCCGGTCTTCGACGGCTACCACGGTCATGTCGCCGACCCCAACGGCGTGATCTGGGAGATCTGCTACAACCCCGGCTGGTCCGTGGACGATTCGGGCCGCGTACGCCTCGGTCCGGCCGACTAG
- a CDS encoding maleylpyruvate isomerase N-terminal domain-containing protein, giving the protein MTDATVFERYCTEIVEQNRLFRETLKPGQLDAPVPACPGWTLRDLTIHLGSDHLRAAQLVRTRADTFVRPDTVPGYGGPAELAEAAATDTYAELLGEWLSACARQVSDELRLAGEDSPVWTLTGEDRAFFWARRRTLETLVHRADAAQATGGKFEASPELAADGMDEFLELTSSGAALRWWPAMRTLAERDGDSLHLHATDTSQSDAAEWLIRIGKEGFGWTRAHEKATTAVRGPVADLLLVLTRRLPPTDERVEVLGDRELLDFWLERVGF; this is encoded by the coding sequence ATGACCGACGCCACCGTCTTCGAGCGCTACTGCACCGAGATCGTCGAGCAGAACCGCCTCTTCCGGGAGACCCTGAAGCCCGGCCAGCTCGACGCACCGGTCCCTGCCTGCCCCGGCTGGACACTGCGCGATCTGACCATCCACCTGGGCAGCGACCACCTTCGTGCGGCGCAGCTCGTACGGACGCGGGCAGACACGTTCGTCCGGCCGGACACCGTTCCCGGCTACGGCGGTCCCGCCGAGCTCGCAGAGGCCGCCGCAACGGACACGTACGCGGAACTGCTCGGCGAGTGGCTCTCCGCATGCGCGCGGCAGGTCTCGGACGAACTGCGGCTGGCCGGCGAGGACTCTCCGGTGTGGACACTCACCGGTGAGGACCGCGCCTTCTTCTGGGCCCGGCGCAGGACCCTCGAAACGCTCGTCCACCGGGCGGACGCGGCCCAGGCCACGGGCGGCAAGTTCGAGGCCTCGCCGGAACTGGCGGCCGACGGCATGGACGAATTCCTCGAACTCACCTCCAGCGGAGCGGCGTTGAGGTGGTGGCCCGCAATGCGCACTCTGGCCGAACGCGACGGTGACTCTCTCCACCTGCACGCGACGGACACCTCGCAGTCCGACGCGGCGGAGTGGCTGATCCGCATCGGGAAGGAGGGGTTCGGCTGGACCCGGGCCCACGAGAAGGCGACAACCGCTGTACGCGGTCCGGTCGCCGACCTGCTCCTCGTCCTCACCCGGCGCCTTCCGCCCACCGATGAACGCGTCGAAGTGCTGGGCGACCGGGAGCTGTTGGACTTCTGGCTGGAGCGCGTCGGCTTCTGA
- a CDS encoding O-methyltransferase, translating to MDIVNPALEDYLLAHASPSDDILRDLVEETHQLEPGTTMQISHDEGEFLTMLVQLTKASFAVEVGVFTGYSSICIARGLSEGGRLLACDVSEEWTSVARRYWERAGLADRIDLRLAPADRTLRALPSDEAVDFAFIDADKTGYPTYYEELVPRMRQGGLIVLDNVLRGGRVVDPSAQDEADRAIRQINDTITADSRVQSVMLPLRDGVTLARKR from the coding sequence ATGGACATCGTCAATCCCGCCCTCGAGGACTACCTGCTCGCCCACGCCTCCCCCTCCGACGACATTCTCCGTGACCTCGTCGAGGAGACGCACCAGCTGGAACCGGGCACGACGATGCAGATCTCGCACGACGAGGGCGAGTTCCTCACGATGCTCGTCCAACTCACCAAGGCTTCCTTCGCCGTTGAGGTGGGCGTCTTCACCGGCTACTCCTCCATCTGCATCGCCCGCGGCCTCAGCGAGGGCGGCCGCCTGCTGGCGTGCGACGTCTCCGAGGAGTGGACGTCGGTGGCACGCCGGTACTGGGAGCGCGCCGGGCTGGCCGACCGCATCGACCTGCGCCTCGCCCCGGCCGACCGGACGCTGCGGGCTCTTCCGAGCGACGAGGCCGTCGACTTCGCCTTCATCGACGCCGACAAGACCGGCTACCCGACGTACTACGAGGAGCTGGTCCCGCGGATGCGCCAGGGCGGTCTGATCGTCCTGGACAACGTGCTGAGGGGTGGCCGCGTCGTCGACCCTTCGGCGCAGGACGAGGCCGACCGGGCCATCCGCCAGATCAACGACACGATCACGGCCGACAGCCGCGTCCAGTCGGTCATGCTCCCGCTGCGTGACGGGGTCACGCTGGCGCGGAAGCGTTAA
- a CDS encoding NlpC/P60 family protein — protein sequence MTLLIVGTYVAAAHLGGGGRVVGLAKGAVPTAYQSLVQKWGSLCPALNPALLAAQLYQESGWRADARSGAQAQGIAQFIPGTWATHGIDGDGDGDRDVWDPKDAIPSAASYDCKLASYVKDAAGDPTENMLAAYNAGAYAVIKYGGVPPYRETKNYVSTIRKMEQSFASTKGRVDPSRRAAGAIYYAQKKLGTPYLWGGNGTPEQGGRFDCSGLTLAAYRSVGVQLPRVANDQWNSGPHPKRDELLPGDLVFFGSDMNNSRSIDHVGIYVGGGHMINAPYTGAKIRFDPIDTPNYFGATRPSGDG from the coding sequence ATGACACTCCTGATCGTCGGTACGTATGTGGCGGCGGCTCACCTCGGCGGCGGCGGACGTGTCGTCGGGCTGGCCAAGGGCGCGGTACCGACGGCGTATCAGAGCCTTGTGCAGAAGTGGGGCTCGCTGTGCCCGGCGCTGAATCCGGCGCTGCTGGCCGCGCAGCTCTACCAGGAGAGCGGCTGGCGGGCCGACGCCCGAAGCGGAGCGCAGGCACAGGGCATCGCCCAGTTCATTCCCGGGACTTGGGCCACGCACGGTATCGACGGGGACGGTGACGGCGACCGCGACGTATGGGACCCGAAGGACGCCATCCCCTCCGCGGCCAGCTACGACTGCAAGCTGGCCTCGTACGTGAAGGACGCGGCGGGCGACCCGACGGAGAACATGCTGGCCGCCTACAACGCCGGCGCGTACGCGGTGATCAAGTACGGGGGCGTGCCGCCGTACCGCGAGACGAAGAACTACGTGTCCACCATCCGGAAGATGGAGCAGAGCTTCGCTTCCACCAAGGGACGCGTCGACCCGTCCAGGCGGGCGGCCGGAGCCATCTACTACGCGCAGAAGAAGCTCGGCACGCCCTATCTGTGGGGCGGCAACGGAACACCGGAACAGGGCGGGCGGTTCGACTGCTCGGGTCTGACGCTGGCCGCGTACAGGAGCGTCGGCGTTCAGCTGCCGCGCGTTGCCAACGACCAGTGGAACAGTGGACCGCACCCCAAGCGCGACGAACTGCTCCCCGGCGACCTGGTGTTCTTCGGCTCCGACATGAACAACTCACGCTCCATCGACCACGTCGGCATCTACGTCGGCGGCGGTCACATGATCAACGCGCCCTACACGGGGGCGAAGATCCGCTTCGACCCGATCGACACCCCCAATTACTTCGGGGCGACGAGGCCGAGCGGCGACGGGTGA
- a CDS encoding phosphatase PAP2 family protein encodes MAVWDDPDVDLLYEINGLAESAPGWADRTMQFVGQYGVFAGLALLGILAWWRVGRRKETREEAVAAFAGLMWTPLAAGVALLVNIPIRGLVQRPRPFVEHKGLDVLVRRVDDFSFVSDHSTLAMALAVGIFMVHRRYGLLGILLAVLVGFSRVYLGVHYPTDVVGGLALGAAVALLLAPVAIWVLTPLARSLARSTRAGAIVWVGPTRHEAREKVTSALREEPVEQASGASDSGSGTEPAQRRRGGPDDSDLAA; translated from the coding sequence ATGGCAGTTTGGGACGACCCGGATGTCGATCTGCTCTACGAGATCAACGGTCTGGCCGAGTCCGCCCCCGGCTGGGCGGACCGCACCATGCAGTTCGTCGGTCAGTACGGGGTCTTCGCCGGGCTCGCGCTGCTCGGAATCCTGGCGTGGTGGCGCGTCGGGCGCCGCAAGGAGACGCGGGAAGAGGCGGTCGCCGCTTTCGCCGGCCTGATGTGGACGCCGCTCGCCGCCGGAGTGGCCCTGCTGGTGAACATCCCGATCCGAGGGCTCGTCCAGCGGCCCCGTCCCTTCGTCGAACACAAGGGCCTCGACGTGCTCGTGCGGCGCGTGGACGACTTCTCGTTCGTCAGCGACCACTCCACGCTGGCCATGGCTCTGGCCGTGGGCATCTTCATGGTTCACCGCCGGTACGGGCTGCTGGGGATCCTCCTCGCCGTGCTCGTCGGCTTCAGCCGCGTCTACTTGGGCGTTCACTACCCGACCGATGTGGTCGGCGGGCTCGCTCTCGGCGCGGCGGTGGCACTCCTGCTCGCCCCGGTCGCGATCTGGGTGCTGACCCCGCTCGCGCGGTCGCTCGCCCGCTCGACGCGTGCGGGCGCGATCGTCTGGGTGGGGCCCACGAGGCACGAGGCACGCGAGAAGGTCACCTCGGCACTGCGGGAGGAGCCGGTGGAGCAGGCGTCCGGGGCCTCTGATTCCGGCTCCGGTACCGAGCCGGCGCAGCGCCGCCGCGGCGGTCCCGACGACAGCGATCTGGCCGCGTAG
- a CDS encoding metal-sensitive transcriptional regulator — MTKPATSGDPGAADAHGGAGTDDQCSAHAATGEHGYSKDKDAHLKRLRRIEGQVRGLQRMVDEDVYCIDVLTQVSASTKALQSFALQLLEEHLRHCVAHAAKEGGAEMDEKVEEATAAIARLLRT; from the coding sequence ATGACGAAACCCGCCACCTCCGGAGATCCGGGCGCCGCCGACGCACACGGCGGCGCCGGCACGGACGACCAGTGCTCGGCACACGCGGCCACCGGCGAACACGGCTACAGCAAGGACAAGGACGCCCATCTCAAGCGGCTCCGCCGCATCGAGGGCCAGGTGCGCGGTCTGCAGCGCATGGTCGACGAGGACGTTTACTGCATCGACGTCCTCACGCAGGTCTCCGCGTCGACGAAGGCACTCCAGTCCTTCGCCCTGCAGCTGCTCGAGGAGCATCTGCGCCACTGCGTCGCGCACGCCGCGAAGGAGGGCGGCGCGGAGATGGACGAGAAGGTGGAGGAGGCCACAGCCGCCATCGCTCGCCTGCTGCGCACGTGA
- a CDS encoding DUF47 domain-containing protein, which yields MRFRLTPRETSFYDMFAASADNIVTGSKLLMELLGAESSARAEIAERMRAAEHAGDDATHAIFHQLNSSFITPFDREDIYKLASSLDDIMDYMEEAVDLVVLYEIEDLPKGIEQQIEVLARAAELTAEAMPHLRTMDNLTEYWIEVNRLENQADQIHRKLLAYLFNGKYDAMEVMKLKQVVDVLEEAADAFEHVANTVETIAVKES from the coding sequence GTGCGCTTTCGTCTGACCCCCAGGGAGACGAGCTTCTACGACATGTTCGCGGCGTCCGCGGACAACATCGTCACCGGCTCGAAGCTCCTCATGGAACTGCTCGGGGCGGAGTCCTCCGCTCGCGCCGAGATCGCCGAACGTATGCGGGCGGCGGAACACGCTGGCGACGACGCGACGCACGCGATCTTCCACCAGCTCAACTCGTCCTTCATCACGCCGTTCGACCGGGAGGACATCTACAAGCTGGCCTCCTCGCTCGACGACATCATGGACTACATGGAGGAGGCCGTCGATCTTGTCGTGCTCTACGAGATCGAGGATCTCCCCAAGGGCATCGAGCAGCAGATCGAGGTGCTCGCGCGGGCCGCGGAGCTGACCGCCGAAGCGATGCCGCACCTGCGCACGATGGACAACCTCACCGAGTACTGGATCGAGGTCAACCGGCTGGAGAACCAGGCCGACCAGATCCACCGCAAGCTGCTCGCGTACCTCTTCAACGGCAAGTACGACGCGATGGAAGTCATGAAGCTCAAGCAGGTCGTGGACGTGCTCGAGGAGGCCGCCGACGCGTTCGAGCACGTCGCGAACACGGTCGAGACCATCGCGGTCAAGGAGTCCTGA
- a CDS encoding inorganic phosphate transporter: MDTFALVVTIGVALFFTYTNGFHDSANAIATSVSTRALTPRAALAMAAVMNLAGAFLGSGVAQTVSKGLIETPHGQNGMAILFAGLAGAIVWNLITWYFGLPSSSSHALFGGLVGAALAGGTAVIWTGVVEKVVLPMFISPIVGMVLGYLVMVGILWFFRRSNPHRAKRGFRIAQTVSAAGMALGHGLQDAQKTMGVVVMALTIADVQEGKGIPLWVKFACAGMLSLGTYAGGWRIMRTLGRRIIELDPPQGFAGETTAASVMYTASFIFDAPISTTHVITSAIMGVGATKRVSAVRWGVAKNIVMGWFITMPAAALVAGLCYGIILLFFG; encoded by the coding sequence GTGGACACGTTCGCTCTGGTCGTGACCATCGGGGTCGCGCTCTTCTTCACGTACACCAACGGTTTCCACGACTCGGCGAACGCCATCGCCACGTCCGTCTCCACGCGTGCCCTGACGCCGCGCGCCGCGCTGGCCATGGCCGCCGTGATGAACCTGGCGGGCGCCTTCCTGGGCAGCGGCGTCGCGCAGACGGTGAGCAAGGGTCTGATCGAGACCCCGCACGGCCAGAACGGTATGGCCATCCTCTTCGCGGGGCTCGCGGGCGCGATCGTATGGAACCTGATCACCTGGTACTTCGGGCTGCCGTCCTCGTCCTCGCACGCCCTCTTCGGCGGCCTGGTGGGAGCGGCGCTGGCGGGCGGCACGGCTGTCATCTGGACGGGCGTGGTCGAGAAGGTCGTGCTCCCGATGTTCATCTCGCCGATCGTCGGGATGGTCCTCGGCTATCTGGTGATGGTGGGCATCCTGTGGTTCTTCAGGCGGTCCAACCCGCACCGGGCCAAGCGGGGATTCCGCATAGCGCAGACGGTCTCCGCCGCGGGAATGGCACTCGGGCACGGTCTGCAGGACGCGCAGAAGACCATGGGCGTCGTGGTGATGGCGCTGACCATCGCCGATGTGCAGGAGGGCAAGGGCATCCCGCTGTGGGTCAAGTTCGCCTGCGCGGGGATGCTTTCGCTCGGTACGTACGCCGGCGGCTGGCGCATCATGCGGACGCTGGGGCGCCGGATCATCGAACTCGACCCGCCGCAGGGCTTCGCCGGTGAGACCACGGCGGCGTCCGTGATGTACACGGCGTCCTTCATCTTCGACGCGCCGATCTCCACGACGCACGTCATCACCTCCGCGATCATGGGCGTCGGGGCGACGAAACGTGTCTCCGCGGTGCGTTGGGGCGTGGCGAAGAACATCGTCATGGGCTGGTTCATCACGATGCCCGCGGCGGCGCTCGTGGCGGGGCTCTGTTACGGGATCATCCTGTTGTTCTTCGGCTGA
- the pstB gene encoding phosphate ABC transporter ATP-binding protein PstB — protein MAKRIDVSGLTAFYGSHRAIDDISMSVEPRSVTAFIGPSGCGKSTFLRTLNRMHEVTPGGRVDGKVMLDDEDLYGSQVDPVAVRRTIGMVFQRPNPFPTMSIYDNVAAGLRLNGEKKKRDLDETVERSLKGANLWNEVKDRLNKPGSGLSGGQQQRLCIARAIAVQPQVLLMDEPCSALDPISTLAIEDLIAELKSRFTIVIVTHNMQQAARVSDRTAFFNLAAVGEPGRLIEIDDTERIFSNPSVQATEDYISGRFG, from the coding sequence ATGGCCAAGCGCATCGACGTCAGCGGCCTGACAGCCTTCTACGGCTCCCACCGGGCCATCGACGACATATCCATGAGCGTCGAACCCCGCTCCGTCACGGCCTTCATCGGGCCCTCCGGCTGCGGCAAGTCCACCTTCCTGCGCACCCTCAACCGCATGCACGAGGTCACCCCCGGCGGACGCGTCGACGGCAAGGTGATGCTGGACGACGAGGACCTGTACGGGTCGCAGGTCGACCCCGTCGCCGTACGCCGCACCATCGGCATGGTCTTCCAGCGCCCCAACCCGTTCCCGACCATGTCCATCTACGACAACGTCGCGGCCGGCCTGCGGCTGAACGGCGAGAAGAAGAAGCGTGACCTGGACGAGACGGTCGAGCGTTCCCTCAAGGGAGCCAACCTCTGGAACGAGGTCAAGGACCGCCTCAACAAGCCGGGCTCGGGCCTCTCGGGCGGTCAGCAGCAGCGTCTGTGCATCGCCCGCGCCATCGCCGTGCAGCCGCAGGTGCTGCTGATGGACGAGCCCTGCTCGGCGCTCGACCCGATCTCGACGCTGGCGATCGAGGACCTCATCGCGGAACTGAAGTCCCGGTTCACGATCGTCATCGTCACCCACAACATGCAGCAGGCGGCGCGCGTCTCGGACCGCACGGCGTTCTTCAACCTCGCCGCGGTCGGGGAGCCGGGCAGGCTCATCGAGATCGACGACACCGAGCGGATCTTCTCCAACCCCTCGGTCCAGGCCACGGAGGACTACATCTCCGGCCGCTTCGGCTGA
- the pstA gene encoding phosphate ABC transporter permease PstA, producing the protein MSNTILEKPQITDPPPSSAPLARRRLPRWSPVAVALVSAGLGIGIGNVAGWESRVQWGLIAALLFVVITYAVTTLVEDRRQARDRVATSVIWVCFVLAVVPLVSLAWTTTSRGAKLLDGYFLSHSMGGMTNLEEGGGVYHALLGTLEQVGLATLIAAPVGLLTAIYLVEYGRGRLARAVTFFVDVMTGIPSIVAGLFVLAFWNLGLGFGPSGFAGSMALAILMMPVVVRSTEEMLKLVPNELREASLALGVPKWRTILKVVLPTSIGGIATGVMLAIARITGETAPVMLLVFGNTLINPNPFSGAQESLPLYVWNQYKLGNAASIDRAWAGALTLIAFVMLLNLVARGIARWKAPKAGGR; encoded by the coding sequence ATGAGCAACACGATTCTGGAAAAGCCGCAGATCACCGACCCGCCTCCATCCTCCGCACCCCTGGCGCGCCGCCGCCTGCCGCGGTGGTCCCCGGTCGCCGTCGCCCTCGTCTCCGCAGGGCTCGGCATCGGCATCGGCAATGTCGCCGGTTGGGAGAGCCGCGTCCAATGGGGCCTGATCGCCGCCCTGTTGTTCGTGGTCATCACCTACGCCGTGACCACGCTCGTCGAGGACCGCCGTCAGGCACGCGACCGGGTGGCCACCAGCGTCATCTGGGTCTGCTTCGTCCTCGCCGTCGTCCCGCTGGTCTCTCTCGCGTGGACGACGACCAGCCGCGGCGCGAAGCTCCTCGACGGATATTTCCTCTCCCACTCCATGGGCGGCATGACCAACCTGGAGGAGGGCGGCGGCGTCTACCACGCGCTGCTCGGCACCCTCGAACAGGTCGGTCTGGCAACCCTGATCGCCGCTCCCGTCGGCCTGCTCACCGCGATCTACCTCGTCGAGTACGGGCGGGGCCGTCTCGCCCGAGCGGTCACGTTCTTCGTGGACGTCATGACGGGCATCCCGTCCATCGTCGCGGGCCTGTTCGTCCTCGCCTTCTGGAATCTGGGCCTCGGCTTCGGCCCGTCCGGGTTCGCCGGCTCCATGGCGCTGGCGATCCTGATGATGCCGGTCGTGGTCCGCTCCACCGAGGAGATGCTCAAGCTCGTACCGAACGAACTGCGTGAGGCGTCCCTGGCGTTGGGCGTGCCGAAGTGGCGCACGATCCTCAAGGTCGTGCTCCCCACGTCGATCGGTGGCATCGCCACCGGCGTGATGCTCGCGATCGCCCGAATCACCGGCGAGACGGCGCCCGTCATGCTGCTCGTCTTCGGCAACACGCTGATCAACCCGAACCCGTTCTCGGGCGCGCAGGAGTCCCTGCCGCTCTACGTCTGGAACCAGTACAAGCTCGGCAACGCGGCGAGCATCGACCGCGCCTGGGCCGGAGCGCTCACGCTCATCGCCTTCGTGATGCTGCTCAATCTGGTGGCCCGAGGCATCGCCCGCTGGAAGGCGCCGAAGGCGGGGGGCCGCTGA